The Colwellia sp. M166 genome segment ATTGCGACAATAACAGGTATCGTTGTCGGTTTAGTATTTTCATTACTCAAATTGCCTATCCCTGCACCGCCTGTTTTATCAGGTATTGCTGGAATTTTCGGCATTTATATCGGTAGTGTAGGTTATCACTGGATCATCGAACGCTTTTTCAGTTAGAATTCGACTTTAAATATTTAAAAGACATATCAGTAAAACACCCTTGATAGCGGCTGCATAATATCAAATATCAGCAATGGCTAGAAACTTACTGTGATTGAAACACCATTAACAAAGGTTAACACTCATGGCAACAGCACACATAGAAGCAAACGACGGCGATTTCGCCAAAACGGTACTTATGCCAGGCGATCCATTACGCGCAAAATATATTGCCGAAAATTTTCTTGATGACGCAAAGTGTGTCACACGCGTACGTAATATGTTTGGCTATACCGGTACCTACAAAGGTAAGCCTGTTTCGGTAATGGGCTCAGGAATGGGCGTCCCCTCTATTTCAATCTACGCAACTGAACTATATAAAGATTATAGCGTAGAAAGTATTATTCGTATTGGCTCTTGTGGCGCAGTACGTGATGATATAAAAGTACGTGATATTATTATTGGTATGGCAGCAAGCACAGACTCAAACGTTAACCGCTCACGCTTAAATGGTTATGATTTTGCCGCCACCGCTGATTTTGACTTGCTACATAAAGTAGTAAAAACTGCAGAAAAAACCGGCAAAAAAATTCGCGTAGGTAATATTTTTACTGCGGATTTATTTTACACACCACAAGCCGAAATGTTTGCCTTAATGGAAAAATACGGCATTC includes the following:
- the deoD gene encoding purine-nucleoside phosphorylase, with the protein product MATAHIEANDGDFAKTVLMPGDPLRAKYIAENFLDDAKCVTRVRNMFGYTGTYKGKPVSVMGSGMGVPSISIYATELYKDYSVESIIRIGSCGAVRDDIKVRDIIIGMAASTDSNVNRSRLNGYDFAATADFDLLHKVVKTAEKTGKKIRVGNIFTADLFYTPQAEMFALMEKYGILAVEMEAAGLYGVAAEYGKKALTVLTVSDHIKTGEQTTADERETTFKDMMELTLDSLL
- a CDS encoding XapX domain-containing protein: MFEVIIATITGIVVGLVFSLLKLPIPAPPVLSGIAGIFGIYIGSVGYHWIIERFFS